A part of Aegilops tauschii subsp. strangulata cultivar AL8/78 chromosome 2, Aet v6.0, whole genome shotgun sequence genomic DNA contains:
- the LOC109777026 gene encoding probable L-type lectin-domain containing receptor kinase S.5 yields MTKPNTSSLSNLFCIACSAVVILGRTCSCLQFTYPNFNASNRDDFRFSPGSAISNNSLQITPSAGNMTHRSGRVVYAKETLKLWNSKRTALTSFRTDFMLNILPQNGTGEGMAFVLTNNLPLPSNSSGQWLGVCNNQTDGAKTNRVVAVEFDTRKSNEDDLDGNHVGIDINSIKSFRQYPLNNLSIFLSTGSDVWVSIRYHGTLQLLQIFLVQYSIRGRHLFQGDTYIDLSQVLQDDVYLGFTGSTGDTTQLNQIKSWNFTTVDIDVKVGRGRWRKVLLALVTLLVFCISLFAGLFMWRRLTRRRRLAYRNLEKKIDAHGPVKFKLRELRHATANFSPTRKLGRGGFGTVYLGYVDRMNLEVAVKRVSTDKQADTNRGEKEFVAEVNTISKLSHRNLVKLIGWCHKKGELLLVYEYFPMGSLDKLLYARERTASSSSMSASTDTPELTWKRRYKIICGVASALDYLHHGSSKRILHRDVKASNVMLDAEYNARLGDFGLARVIQHDGVTHHSTQVVAGTRGYMAYESFFTGRASLDTDVYAFGVFVMEVVSGRSPSNAVQQHYIHDSDHRGEEDYSGGGGARHPLPMHIVDWMWRLYGGGKALHAADPLLGGEFDQAQVDCAVRLALACCHPNPRERPSMRTAVQVLIDGAPAPEPPVNKPAFVWPPGGNQREMELPDVGLLFTGGARQHSSFCSLTSTSLTGR; encoded by the coding sequence ATGACAAAGCCCAATACCAGCAGCCTGTCGAACTTATTCTGCATAGCTTGTTCAGCTGTTGTCATCCTAGGCAGAACCTGCAGTTGCTTGCAGTTCACTTACCCCAACTTCAACGCAAGCAACAGGGATGATTTCAGGTTCAGCCCTGGCTCAGCAATCTCCAACAACTCCCTGCAGATCACGCCGAGCGCCGGCAACATGACCCACCGGTCGGGGAGAGTGGTGTACGCCAAGGAGACCCTCAAGCTGTGGAACAGCAAGCGCACGGCGCTCACCTCCTTCAGGACAGATTTCATGCTCAACATCCTCCCACAGAACGGGACTGGAGAAGGtatggcctttgtgctcaccaatAATCTGCCGTTGCCCAGCAACAGCAGCGGTCAGTGGCTGGGCGTGTGCAACAACCAGACAGACGGCGCGAAGACGAACCGAGTAGTAGCCGTGGAATTCGACACGAGGAAGAGCAACGAGGATGACCTTGACGGCAACCATGTCGGCATTGACATCAACAGCATCAAATCTTTTCGGCAGTACCCGCTTAATAATCTCTCCATCTTCCTCTCAACTGGGTCAGATGTATGGGTCAGTATCAGGTACCACGGCACGTTACAGTTGCTTCAAATATTTCTAGTCCAGTACAGCATCCGTGGGCGGCATCTTTTCCAGGGAGATACATACATTGATCTGTCACAAGTTCTGCAGGACGACGTATATCTGGGATTCACAGGTTCCACAGGCGACACCACACAACTGAACCAGATAAAGTCGTGGAACTTCACCACAGTAGACATTGATGTCAAAGTTGGAAGAGGGCGTTGGAGAAAGGTGCTTTTGGCTCTCGTTACATTGCTTGTGTTTTGTATAAGTTTGTTTGCTGGGCTGTTCATGTGGAGAAGGCTGACGCGGCGGAGAAGGCTCGCCTACCGCAACCTGGAGAAGAAGATCGACGCACATGGTCCGGTCAAATTTAAGCTCAGGGAGCTCAGGCATGCGACTGCGAACTTCAGTCCTACCCGCAAGCTCGGCAGAGGAGGCTTTGGCACCGTTTACCTTGGATACGTCGATAGGATGAACTTGGAGGTGGCCGTCAAGCGGGTGTCGACGGACAAGCAGGCCGACACCAACCGGGGAGAGAAGGAGTTCGTGGCAGAGGTGAACACGATCAGCAAGCTGTCGCACCGGAACCTCGTGAAGCTGATCGGCTGGTGCCACAAGAAGGGCGAGCTGTTGCTTGTCTACGAGTACTTCCCCATGGGAAGCCTTGACAAGCTCCTTTACGCCAGAGAAAGGACCGCATCGTCCTCGTCCATGTCGGCGTCGACGGACACACCAGAGCTCACATGGAAGCGGCGGTACAAGATCATCTGCGGCGTGGCATCGGCGCTGGACTACCTGCACCACGGGAGCAGCAAGCGGATCCTCCACAGGGACGTCAAGGCCAGTAACGTGATGCTGGATGCGGAGTACAACGCGCGGCTGGGGGACTTCGGCCTCGCCCGCGTCATCCAGCACGACGGCGTCACGCACCACTCCACGCAGGTCGTGGCGGGGACCCGCGGCTACATGGCGTACGAGAGCTTCTTCACCGGCCGCGCCAGCCTCGACACGGACGTGTACGCGTTCGGGGTGTTCGTCATGGAGGTGGTCAGCGGGAGGAGCCCCAGCAACGCCGTGCAGCAGCACTACATCCACGACAGCGACCACCGTGGTGAGGAGGATTACTCGGGCGGCGGGGGAGCGCGGCACCCCTTGCCGATGCACATCGTGGACTGGATGTGGAGGCTCTACGGCGGAGGGAAGGCCTTGCATGCCGCCGACCCTTTGCTCGGCGGCGAGTTTGACCAGGCGCAGGTGGACTGTGCGGTGAGGCTGGCGTTGGCGTGCTGCCACCCGAACCCGAGGGAGAGGCCGTCCATGAGGACGGCGGTGCAGGTGTTGATCGATGGTGCCCCGGCGCCGGAGCCGCCGGTTAATAAGCCTGCGTTTGTTTGGCCTCCGGGCGGCAATCAGCGGGAGATGGAGCTGCCGGACGTCGGCTTGCTGTTCACGGGAGGGGCTAGGCAGCACAGCAGTTTCTGCTCCTTGACCTCCACTTCCCTCACGGGGAGGTGA